Part of the Bos taurus isolate L1 Dominette 01449 registration number 42190680 breed Hereford chromosome 1, ARS-UCD2.0, whole genome shotgun sequence genome is shown below.
TTCCATTTACTTGTCAGCATTTGGTTTTGTCAGTCTTTTGGCTTTTCACCATTCTGAGTGTAGAAGTATCGTactgttttttaatttgcagttctcTAATGACATAGGATGTTaagtatcttttctttgcttataTGCCAGCTGTGTAGTTTCCTTTGTGAGGTGTTCGAGTCTTATACCCATATTTTAAGcaggttatttgttttcttattgagttttaacacttctttatatattttggatgctTAAGATATTAGATTAAAAacatattgaaaatattaaacaaaaatgtCTAGAGAAATATTATTTCCCTGTCtgtgacttgtcttttcattttcttgacagTCCTTTGCTGAGCAGAAGTTTTAATTCTAGTAAGTCCAGTTTAACTATCATTTTCTCCTCATAGTTCGtgcctttggtgttgtatctaaaaagtcatcaccataTGCCTAAAAAATCATCACCATACCCAAGGTCATCTGGATTTTTCCATATGTTATTTTAAGAGTTTTacttttgagtttatatttagttctttgatccatgttgagttaattttttgaaggctttaaattctttctttcccACATGGATATCCAATTTTAACATCATATGTTGAAAAGATGATGTTTTCTCCATTATATCACTTTGTTCAGTTGTCACAGATCAATTGACTATTTGGGTGGGTTGACTTCTGGGctctctgtattattttattaatctAGTTGTCTATTTTTTTTGTCACTATCATAGTCTTGATTGCTATAGACATATTAAAGCAAATCTTAAATTCAGATATTATCAGTCTTCtaattttgttcttgtttttgaaTATTGTTTTGCCTATTCTAGATCTTTTGCCCTCCAAATCAACTTTAGCACCAGTTTTTGATATATAGAAATTAACTTCTTATGCAGTCAACAGGGAATGTGTTGAATCTATGGACCAATATGGGACTGACATCTTGGCAATTTTGAGTCTTCCTATCTGAACCAGGAATAGCTATCTGCTTATTTAgttcttgggcttctcaggtggcgcagtggtaaagaatccacttgccagtgcaggagattccaaggacacaggttccatccctgggttggaagattcccctggagtagataatggtaacctgctccaatattcttgtctgaaaaatttcatggacagaggagcctggcgggctatagtccatgggatcacaaagactcaagatgcaactgagcacatatttaGTTCTTAGATTTTTCATTGAAATTTTGGAGTTTTCCTTGTCTAGATCTTGTCCATATTGTTTTGgatttatattcaaatatttatctttcttctggTGCTGATATAAATGGTTAGATGGATAGACAACATCACCaaatcaatagacatgaattggagcaaactctggtagatagtggaggacagaggagtctggtgtgcttcagtccttggagtcacaaaaagtcagacatgacatagcgactgaacaatgtaAATGGTgtattaatttcaaatttcatttgttcattttatatatgaaaaatggCTTTTCAGTTTTTTCAGGTTTTCTGTATAGACAGTCATGTGATCTGCATACAAAGAAAGtttgatttcttccttcctggtctgtataccttttatttccttttcttattgctTTAGCTCGAATTTCTAGTACAGTGTTCAAAAGGAATGGTAAAAGATATCTTTGCTTTGTTCTTAAGAGGGCTAGTTCTTCCCATTATGTATGTGTTTGGTGTAAGTTCAGAAGTTCCCATCTATTTTAGTTTAgtgaaagttcttttaaaaattatgaatgtgTGTTGgattttatgaaatgtttttcCTGAATTTATTGATATGACTGTGTGGCTTTACTTCTTTGCCTCTTGTTATGATGGGTTCCATTAtttgattttcacattttaactAGACATGTGTACCTGGGATAAAGGACgttattggtggctcagatggtaaagaatctgcctgcaatgcacgagaccagggttcgattcctaggtcaggaagattccttggagaagaaaatggcaacccaatccagtattcttgcctggagaatcccatggacagaggagcctggaaggctatagttcatggtgttcatttccaagacaaaccattcagtatcacagtaatccaagtctatgccccagtcactgatgctgaagaagctgaagttgaacagttctatgatgacctaaaagaccttgtagaactaacaccaaaaaaaaaaaaaagtcattttcatcataggggactaaaatgcaaaagtaggaagtcaaaagatacctggagtaatagacaagtttggctttggagtacaaaataaagtagggcaaaggctaacagagttttgccatgagaatgcactggtcatagaaacaCCCTttgccaacaacacaagagatggctCGACACAtgtacatcagcagatggtcagtactgaaatcagattgattatattctttgcagctgaagatggagaaattctatacagtccgcaaaagcaagactgggagctgaatgtggctcagagcatgaacATCTTACtgaaaaattcaaacttaaattgaagaaagtagggaaaaccactagacgattcaggtatgaccaaagtcaaatcccttacaattacacggtggaagtgacaaagagattcacgggattagctctgatagagttcctgaagaaccaTGAACAgagttttgtgacattgttcaggaggcagtgatcaaaagcaTCCCCTAGAAAAAAacatgcaaagaggcaaaatggttgcctgaggagtccttacaaatactgagaaaagagaagctaaaggcaaaggagaaaaggaaagatatacccatctgaatgcagagtcaaagactagcaaggagagataagaaagccttccttattgatcagtgcaaagaaatagagaaaaacaatagaatgggaaagactagagatctcttaaagaacaTTATAGAGAACCTgaagcatttcatgcaaatacgggcataataaaggacagtaatggtatgaacctaacagaagcagaagatattaaaaaaaaaggtgacgAGTACaaagaagaaccatacaaaaaagatattaatgacccagataaccacgatgatgtgatcactcaccgtgagcgaaacatcctggaatgtaaagtcaagtgggccttaggaagcatcactacaaacaaaggtagtggtgttgatggaattccagatgaactatttcaaattctaaaagatgatgctgtgaaagtgctgcactcagtatgccagcaaatttggaaaactcagcagtggccacaggactggaaaagatcagtttttattctaatccAGGAAAGGggaagtgccaaagaatgttcaaactactgcacagctgGACTCTTCACATGATAGCagagctcaaaattctccaagtgaggcttcaacagtatgtgaactgagaacttccagatgttcaagaagTGTTCAAGATGTtcagatggatttagaaaaggcagaggaaccagagatcaaattgccagcattggttggatcattgaaaaagcaagacagttccagagaaacatctggaacatctgttttattgactacaccaaagccttagactttgtggatcacaacaaactatggaaagttcttaaagagatgggaataccagatcaccttgcctgcctcctcagaaacctgtgtgcgggtcaagaagcaatagttagtactggacatggaacaacagactggttccaaattgggaagggagtatatcaaggctgtatattgtcaccctacttacttaatttacatgcagagtacatcatgtgaaatgctggattggatgaagcatgaactagaatcaagattgccaggatagataccaataacctcagatatgcagatgacagcacccttatggcagaaagtgaagaagaactaaagagccttttgatgaaagtaaaagaggagagtgaaaaagttggcttaaagctcaacattcagaaaactaagatcatggcatcccgtcccatcacttcatagcaaatagatggggaaaccatctaaacggtggctgcagccatggaattaaaagacacttgctccttggaagaaaagctatggccaacttagacagcatattaaaaagcagagacgttactttgccaacaaaggtccttctagtcagagctgtggtttttccagtagtcatgtgtagttgtgagagttggaccataaagaaagccgagcgccaaagaattgatgcttttgacctgtggtgttggagaagacacttgagagtcccttggactgcagggacgtcaaaccagtccatcctaaaggaaatcagtcctgaattttcattggaaggactgatgctgaagcttcaatatttgctacctgatgctaagaactgacacattggaaaagaccttgatgctgggacatattgaaggcgggaggacaaaggctgacagaggatgagatggttggatagcattaccgaatcaatgggcgtgagtttgaggaagctctgagagttggtgatggacaggaaagcctggagtgctgtagttcatgggattgctcatgagtgagcaactgaactgaactgtacatggGATAAATCTCGCTTgtggtacataattttaaaatacatttaaaatttttgatttgcTATCACTTTGTTGACAGTTTTATATCTGTGTTGATGAGACATAGagtggtctgtaattttcttgcaGTGTGTTTGTCTAATTTTGATGTTAGGGTAATACTGTCTCATAAAATGAGGTAGGAAATATCCCCTCTCCTTTCATCTTTTGGAAGATATGGTAGAGACTTGGTTATAGcttcttccttaaatgttagAATTTGCCAGTGAACCTATCTGGGTTTGGTTCTTTATGTCGTGGcaggttttaaaatattgatgcaGTTTCTTTTATAGATGTAGGCCAGTTTATATTGCCTGTTTCTTGTGAGTTTTGGcatattttatctttcaaatattgGATCCATTTCATCTCTGTTTCACATCTTGTGAGTATACTCATGGTATTCTGTTATTACCCTTTTTGTGTTGTCGTTTTCTGTTTAcattccattttttatttctgatattgtgTCCTTAGTTAGCCTAGGTggatgtttattaatttttatagatcttttcaaagaaccagtatTTGGTTTTAGTCACTTCCATAATTTTTGACTTACTATTTTACaacttctttgccttttgctctagtttttattatttcttttctaacgcttagtttttatttgctttgttctcccccgccccccctcTCGCCCCCCCAGTTTCTTAGGTTGGAAGATTAGACGATTGattttagattttcttcttttctgctacATGCAGACAGTGCTATAAATTCTCTGTAAGCTGCTTTGGCTGCATCCTAAAAATTTTGATGAGTTGTATTTTCATATTCATTCagttgaaatgttttaaaatttctgttgagATTTCTTCTCTGACTCATGCTAtttagaagcatgttgtttaatttccaggTGTTTTGTGATTTTTCCAACTATCTATtaatgatttctaatttaattccattgtaGCCTGAGAGCATGCATTGTATGATTTctgcttttccaaatttgttaagGAATTTTTTATGGTTCAGAATGTTATCTGTTCTGATGAATgttccatgtgagcttgagaGAAATGTGAATTCTGCTGTTGTTGAATGAAACAGTTTATAGATGCCAATTAAATACAGTTGATTGATCGTGTTATAGAGTTCACTTGtgtctttattgattttctgcctgctttttactatttttgttgctgttctttaTCCCTCAGAAGTTTGACAAAATGAGAGGAACAGCTCTTTTACATTCTGTTTTGAGGGTGAGAACTGATGGGAGAAGTGAAAGAGTTAGGAGCCCTGAGAAGAAGTGCTCAGCTTAGAAGATAACCTTGGGAATGATGAGAAATGTACCTttagagtgagagagagagagagagatgtatgTGCTTTTTCAGGTGTAGtatctttccaggtggctcagtggtaaaaactgcctgccagtgcaggatatttgcatttgatccctaggtcaggaggatccttggaggagggcaaggcaactcattccagtattttggcctggaaaaaatcccatgcacagatgagcctcatgggctatagttGGGTCGCAAAAAattagacacagctgagcacgcatgcatctTTAAAACCAACATAATTCAGAAAGAATGGGGAATATTCTTTATTGAAAGTGAAGTTTAGCACAGTGTCTAGCATGTAGGTAGATGCTTTAATGAATGTTGGATGTTCtcagtaaagagaaaaaaaacaataccAAGTTAGTTATAGAGTGATACCAATTTATGGGTGActactataaaaatgaaatagaggACTATATGACCAATGATAAATTTATAAGATTGCTGGAATGACAAGAGAAATGTTTAGAATGGCTTATGAAAAACGTAGTAAGTACAAAcaggagttttttgtttttttgattgcTTAACTGATTTTAATAACATGACATAAAGCCCCTACACTTGATATAATTGTTATGCAAAATACATAGATGAATactgtcttcttttaaaaatatgaaataaataagcaagaCGTGAAAATAGGCAAGTTtccattaaataaatgaaaatttaaaaaaaagttttgctttccatttcaTTTGAAGAAGggaaattatcattttaaacaaaatacaaGTTTATTAAACTAAaacattatataaaatgtttaactttcataagttaaaatgtttaacttatataaaatgtttaagcTTCAAGGTTATGTTACTCCCAGATTTTGCATGTAactgacagaagatgagatggtttggatggcatcactgattcaatggacgtgggtttggatagactctgggagttggtgatggacagggagacctggcctgctgtgattcatggggttgcaaaaagagtcggacatgactgagcaactgaactgaactttcaaatCTGCTAACACCCACTGAATTGATTCCATTCTGGATTCTAAGGCGTCAGTTTCTTCTTGcaaatttttctttgcttcttctaaCATTTCTTGTGTTTCTTCTTGAGAATGATTAATGAAAACATCGCCAATGTGATAAGGTGTCATTAAGAAGTTGTCATCTGCAAGCATGATGTCCTCACAGACATCTTCTAAATTTTggagttgtttcttttttacttctatttcttccttcagcTCTGTGATTCTACTTGTATTCTGTgcaaatttttttatcttttgttgaTCTTCAAAAGTGATATTGACATCTTCTGCAGCTGTCTTCTTCATGGTGGCTGCCATCTTGGTAAACATGAGTTTTAAAGCTATGATTAGAACAGAAATAAGATTAAAGGATGGtaaaatgttaagtgaaaaattgGTATGCATCATTTTTATATACCTTCTCCACCAAGGgagatttttttccttgagaGCTGTAGAGAGCCAAATATATAGGTTTATAAGACAAAGTTGGTTGTGTTTAGTAAAATGAGACTTAATTAAAAATGGGGAATAGAGAATAAGAGTGCACTGGGTTATTTTACTTAAGTAAAATACTCATAAAATGAGATTCTCAAAATTTTGCAGATGTCCTGAAACTATCACTAGACTTCTTGTTTCTTGATCCCAAAACCTGGTGTtcatatgtgctaagttgcttcagttgtgtctgactctttgcagctcagtggaccatagcccatcagactgctctgtccaggcaagaatactggagtgggttgcctcgccctcctccaggagattttcctgacttcaaggattgaactcatatctctgatgtctccctcattggcatgcgggttctttactactagtgccacctgggaagcccctaagggaaaaaaaaacctagcaGTGGACTTTACTCTCTGAGCGAGAATATTAAATGCAGGAAGGTAAGCTGAGTGTTCTGCCTTTTAATGTTGTATTGGTATAAAACTAAAACTATAGTAGGTttatgcttagctgctcagttgtgtctgactcttgcaaccccacagattgtaggcctccaggctcctctgtgcatggggtttcccagacaagaatactgaaatgggttgccattctgttctccaggagatcttcccacccagggatcgaacgcgggtctcctacattgcacgtggattctttaagagctgaactaccagggaagccccatactgtgtttatgtaagtttaaagtatatattaaaatgtttttctgattAAGGAAGACAGATCCTTAAGGATCTAAATACACTTATGACACATAAGTATTAACAAATGGTATAGAATTTCCACAGTGCTTTTTCCAAGTAAAAAATGTAAATTGCATATAAACATGTAAAGCATTCCATAATTGTATTTCTTATTAAACTTGTGTAAGTTTGTGTACTTATAGAAATCAGGTATTTTGTTTattctcacttttttctttttcaaaatattgtaGTTACTCATTTTAGTTCCTTTCTGTTTTGAGAATTATCTCAGTTATTTGAGATTttatttgagaattaaatgagtttctGCAGACGATCCTGATTGGATTTAGAAGTTAGTTGTCATTTGGATATGTTGTTCAACCCCCAGATTCTGTTATGCTGTCGCTTTCTAGTCAGTCCTCTTTTACCCCAGTCTCTAACAACCACTGGTCTGTTCTGTTCTGTGTGGTTTTCTAACAATGTCTTGTAAGTGGAATTCTACAGTAAGTACATAGTCTGTGTACTTGAGACTCATTTAAttgttgaatagtattccatctTGTGAATGTGCTATCGTATAATTATAATCTTTTAATTAAGGATAGTTTGGAGATGtttggactcccctggtggctcagacggtaaagcgtctgcctaaaatgcgggagacccaggttcagttcctgggttgggaagatctcctggagaaggaaatagtaacccactccagtattcttgcctggaaaatcccatggactgagaagcctgataggctacagggcatggggtcgcaaagagtcggacacaactgagcgacttcactttcactttggggatGTTTACAGTTtctggcagttatgaataaattACTACGAGCATTTGATTATTaatgcacctttttttttttgtaagaacaTAAGCTTTCTTTGAACTTCGCCACCTAGGAGTGGCATTGCTTTcagttcccttcagttcagtcactcagtcatgtccgactctttgcaaccccatgaacctcagcacgccaggcctccctgtccatcaccaactcctggagttcactcagactcttgtccatgagtcggtgatgccatctaaccacctcatcctgtgtcgtccccttctcctcctgccctcaatcttttccagcgttAGAGTCTTTTAAAttattcagctctttgcatcaggtggccaaagtattggagttccagcttcaacatcagtctttccagtgaacacccagcactgatctcctttaggatggactggttggatctccttgcagtccaagggactcctattaagagtcttctccaacaccacagttcaaaagcatcaattcttcagcactcagctttctttataggccaactctcacatccatacatgactactggaaaaaccacagccttgactagacagagctttgttgacaaagtaacatctgctttttaatatgctgtctaaaaaaaaaaataataatatgctgtctaggttggtcataactttgcttccaaaggagtaagtgtcttttaatttcatggctgcagtcaccatctggagtgattttggagcccccccaaataaagtcagccactgtttccactgtttccccatctatttgccatgaagtgatgggaccagatgccatgatcttagttttctgaatgttgagctttaagccaactttttcactctcctctttcactttcatcaagaggctctttagttcttcactttctgccataagggtggtgtcatctgcatatctgaggttattgatatttctcccggcaatcttgattccagcttgtgcttcttccagcccagcgtttctcatgatgtactctgaatataagttaagtaagcagggtgacaatatgcagccttgaagtactccttttcctatttggaaccagtctgttgttccatgtccagctctcactgttgcttcctgaactgcatataggtttctgaagaggcaggtcaggtggtctggtattcccatctctttcagaattttccacagtttactgtgatccacacaatcaaaggctttggcatagtcaataaggcagaaatagatgtttttcttgaactctcttgctttttcgatgatctagtggatgttggcaatttgatctctggttcctctgccttttctaaaaccagcttaaacatctggaagttcacagttcacgtatcactgaagcctggcttggagaattttgagtgtcactttactagcatatgagatgagtgcaattgtgcagtagtttgagcattctttggaattgcctttctttgggattggaatgaaaactgaccttttccagacctgtggccactgctgagttttccaaatttgctgacatattgaatgcagcagcatcttttaggatttgaaataggtcaactggaattccatcacctccactagctttgttcatggtggtgcttcctaaggctcacttgacttcacattccaggatgtctggctcttgttgagtgatcacaccatcgtgattatctgggttatgaagatcttttttgtgtagttcttctctgtattcttgccacatcttcatagtatcttctgcttctgttaggtccctaccatttctgtcctttgttgatcccatctttgcatgaaatgttcccttagtatctctaattttctgtagagatctctagtttttcacattctgtttctttgcattgatcactgaggagggctttcttatctctccttgctattctttggaactctgcattcaaatgggtgtatctttccttttctcctttgcttttcgcttcttttcacagctatttgtaaggtctcctcagacagccattttgctttttttcatttttcttggggatggtcttgattccggtctcctgtacaatgccgcaaacctctgtccatagttcatcaggcactcttatcacatctagtcccttaagtctatttctcacttcctgtgtataatcataatggatttgatttaggtcatacctgaattgtctagtggttttccccactttcttcaatttaagtctgaatttggcaataaggagttcatgatctgagccacagttt
Proteins encoded:
- the LOC101905125 gene encoding prefoldin subunit 4-like; translated protein: MHTNFSLNILPSFNLISVLIIALKLMFTKMAATMKKTAAEDVNITFEDQQKIKKFAQNTSRITELKEEIEVKKKQLQNLEDVCEDIMLADDNFLMTPYHIGDVFINHSQEETQEMLEEAKKNLQEETDALESRMESIQWVLADLKVQFSCSVMSDSFCNPMNHSRPGLPVHHQLPESIQTHVH